From one Oxyura jamaicensis isolate SHBP4307 breed ruddy duck chromosome 15, BPBGC_Ojam_1.0, whole genome shotgun sequence genomic stretch:
- the BRI3BP gene encoding BRI3-binding protein: MAAGRLLILAVLLLLLLGGTAGPGARAARSRGSEKQNSLRRAASGLYQGVSGLFGEDNVRALQKFFSRLTERFVNGVDILMDTFWRIWTDLLDVLGIDASNLTHYFSPAAIANNPTRALLLIGAILLAYWFLSLFLGFFFYLLHMLFGRFFWIARVALFTLSCVYILQKYEGDPEHAVLPLCFVVAVYFMTGPVGFYWRRNSNSSLEDKMDHLDSQIRLLNIRLSRVIENLDRSSDQ, from the exons ATGGCGGCGGGGAGACTGCTGATCCtcgccgtgctgctgctgctgctgctggggggcacggcggggcccGGAGCCCGGGCAGCCCGCAGCCGGGGTTCCGAGAAGCAGAACAGTCTCCGCCGCGCCGCCAGCGGCCTCTACCAGGGAGTCAGCGGCCTCTTCGGGGAGGACAACGTGCGGGCCCTGCAGAAG tttttctcaAGGTTGACAGAGAGGTTTGTGAATGGGGTGGATATATTAATGGACACGTTTTGGAGAATATGGACTGATTTGTTAGATGTTCTTGGAATTGATG cctcCAACTTGACTCATTATTTCAGCCCAGCAGCAATTGCCAACAACCCAACCCGTGCTCTTCTGCTGATTGGTGCCATTTTACTTGCCTACTGGTTTTTATCTCTCTTCCTTGGATTCTTCTTCTATCTCCTGCACATGCTGTTTGGTCGCTTTTTCTGGATTGCGAGGGTTGCCCTTTTCACCCTGTCATGTGTGTACATCCTGCAGAAGTATGAAGGTGACCCAGAACACGCAGTCCTGCCCCTCTGCTTTGTTGTAGCAGTCTACTTCATGACGGGGCCTGTGGGATTTTActggagaagaaacagcaacagcagccttGAGGACAAGATGGACCACCTGGACAGTCAGATCAGACTTCTGAATATACGTCTCTCTAGGGTGATTGAAAACCTGGACAGAAGCAGTGACCAATGA